A genomic stretch from Enterobacter oligotrophicus includes:
- the thiS gene encoding sulfur carrier protein ThiS, with product MRILFNDEPMQCDENLTIAALLETLRQLKPGTALALNQQILPREQWEHQQVSEGDQILLFQVIAGG from the coding sequence ATGCGCATTCTGTTTAACGATGAGCCAATGCAGTGCGACGAAAATCTCACCATCGCCGCGCTACTTGAGACGCTACGCCAGCTTAAACCGGGGACGGCACTGGCGCTCAATCAACAGATCCTGCCGCGCGAGCAGTGGGAGCACCAGCAGGTGAGCGAAGGCGATCAGATCCTGCTGTTTCAGGTTATTGCAGGGGGCTGA